The Vigna unguiculata cultivar IT97K-499-35 chromosome 6, ASM411807v1, whole genome shotgun sequence genome contains a region encoding:
- the LOC114187336 gene encoding thymidine kinase a-like has product MASSSSSSLSLSPDTKDLSHPSGEVHVIVGPMFAGKTTALLRRIKSELNAVRNVVMLKSSKDTRYAIDSVVTHDGVKFPCWALPNLLSFREEYGHDAYQKLDVIGIDEAQFFEDLYEFCCKAADEDGKTVIVAGLDGDYLRRSFGSVLHIIPLADSVTKLTARCEVCGKRAFFTLRKTEDQETELIGGADVYMPVCRMHYMNSQVA; this is encoded by the exons ATggcatcttcttcttcttcttctctttccctCTCACCAGACACCAAAGACCTTTCTCACCCATCTGGTGAGGTTCATGTTATTGTGGGCCCCATGTTCGCTGGCAAGACCACTGCGCTTCTTCGTCGTATCAAATCTGAGCTGAACGCTGTCAG GAATGTGGTGATGTTGAAGTCAAGCAAGGATACACGATATGCGATTGACTCGGTTGTGACGCACGATGGGGTTAAATTTCCTTGTTGGGCGTTACCGAATCTCTTGTCTTTCAGAGAAGAATATGGCCACGATGCTTATcagaag TTGGATGTGATTGGCATAGACGAAGCACAATTTTTTGAGGACCTATACGAGTTTTGCTGCAAGGCTGCTGACGAGGATGGTAAAACTGTAATCGTTGCAGGCCTGGATGGTGATTACTTAAG GAGAAGCTTTGGCTCAGTGCTTCACATAATTCCTCTAGCAGATTCTGTAACCAAGTTAACAGCCCGTTGCGAAGTATGTGGCAAACGTGCTTTTTTCACCTTGAGGAAGACAGAGGACCAAGAGACTGAACTTATTGGTGGAGCTGATGTCTATATGCCCGTTTGTCGTATGCATTACATGAACAGCCAAGTTGCTTAA